A region of Mycobacterium sp. 155 DNA encodes the following proteins:
- a CDS encoding ParB N-terminal domain-containing protein, translated as MTDTISTEGIDTTAAPVAGELAHIDPNQLDIGENVREYANLSKPFLDSIAEHGVLVPLTGIRRPDGIVQIRNGQRRCAAARKVGLPTVPVYVLPAAHLDSSAETIDRIVHQIVTNDHKADLTDAQRARGIQQMIDAGMSVTKVARKLSITKDTVTAAETAAKSSTALEALSAGQLSLTEAAAITEFDTDAQAVARLLDAAGGASFDHVVAQLRTERVSAAARAEAEADYTARGFTVLAERRWGWNLDCVPLAHLQTPAEQDADAEMITDPQFWAVWLEEYADYIDTATGEPVNEDDVDWDTENLPDEQPAEGLRHADTVTERPSYQPEWFCLDPEAAGVAPTDMFRRNAEWSAGRQRSQDHGGTDAGSASQDPDADTEADREAARLRAEAERSEADKRARRMVLALNKLGAAAITVRREFVSTLLARKTLPKGAAVFIADCLARDTYLLTHHTADTTAAELLGVEAGSGTRTLIAELPTGSGDGRAAVITLALVLGALETRTGKDAWRNVRMSGDGAPSHWSPALTSREYLQFLAANGYTLSAVEEIITGVRSADEVHDEYAAAKTAQSEQD; from the coding sequence ATGACTGACACCATCTCTACCGAGGGCATCGACACCACCGCAGCGCCGGTGGCCGGCGAACTCGCCCACATCGACCCCAACCAGTTGGACATTGGCGAGAACGTGCGCGAATACGCCAACCTCAGCAAGCCGTTCCTGGACAGCATCGCCGAGCACGGCGTGCTGGTGCCCCTGACCGGCATCCGCCGCCCCGACGGAATCGTGCAAATCCGCAATGGGCAGCGCAGGTGCGCCGCGGCCCGCAAGGTCGGGCTGCCCACCGTCCCGGTCTACGTGCTGCCCGCCGCGCACCTGGACAGCAGCGCGGAAACCATCGACCGGATCGTGCACCAGATCGTCACCAACGACCACAAGGCCGATCTGACCGACGCCCAGCGCGCCCGCGGGATCCAGCAGATGATCGACGCCGGCATGTCGGTGACCAAGGTCGCCCGCAAGCTGTCGATCACCAAGGACACCGTCACAGCCGCCGAGACAGCCGCCAAGTCCAGCACCGCCCTGGAAGCCCTGTCAGCCGGCCAGCTGTCGCTGACCGAGGCCGCAGCGATCACCGAGTTCGACACCGACGCCCAGGCCGTGGCCAGACTCCTCGACGCGGCCGGCGGCGCCAGCTTCGACCACGTCGTCGCCCAACTGCGCACCGAGCGGGTCAGCGCTGCCGCCCGCGCCGAGGCCGAGGCCGACTACACCGCACGCGGGTTCACCGTGCTGGCCGAGCGGCGGTGGGGATGGAACCTCGACTGCGTGCCCCTGGCGCACCTGCAGACCCCCGCCGAGCAGGACGCGGACGCCGAGATGATCACCGACCCGCAGTTCTGGGCGGTGTGGCTGGAGGAGTACGCCGACTACATCGACACCGCCACCGGCGAGCCGGTCAACGAGGACGACGTCGATTGGGACACCGAGAACCTGCCCGACGAGCAGCCCGCCGAGGGACTGCGCCACGCCGACACCGTCACCGAGCGGCCCAGCTACCAGCCCGAGTGGTTCTGCCTGGACCCCGAGGCTGCGGGCGTGGCGCCCACCGACATGTTCCGGCGCAACGCCGAATGGTCAGCGGGACGCCAGCGGTCCCAGGACCACGGCGGCACCGACGCCGGATCGGCAAGCCAGGACCCCGACGCCGACACCGAGGCCGACCGCGAGGCGGCACGGCTGCGCGCCGAGGCCGAGCGGTCCGAGGCCGACAAACGCGCGCGGCGCATGGTGCTGGCCCTCAACAAGCTGGGGGCGGCGGCCATCACCGTGCGCCGGGAGTTCGTGAGCACGCTGCTGGCCCGCAAGACCCTGCCCAAGGGGGCAGCGGTGTTCATCGCCGACTGCCTGGCCCGCGACACCTACCTGCTCACCCACCACACCGCCGACACCACCGCCGCCGAACTGCTCGGCGTCGAGGCAGGATCCGGGACACGCACCCTGATCGCCGAGCTGCCCACCGGCAGCGGCGACGGACGCGCCGCGGTGATCACCCTGGCCCTGGTGCTGGGCGCACTGGAGACACGCACCGGCAAGGACGCCTGGCGCAACGTGCGGATGAGCGGCGACGGCGCGCCCAGCCACTGGTCGCCGGCGCTCACCAGCCGGGAATACCTGCAGTTCCTGGCGGCCAACGGCTACACCCTCAGCGCCGTCGAGGAAATCATCACCGGGGTACGCAGCGCCGACGAGGTCCACGACGAGTACGCCGCCGCCAAGACCGCACAGAGCGAGCAGGACTAG
- a CDS encoding DUF932 domain-containing protein → MAHELDSTNGVVSFANSRTDAWHRLGQSVGHAMTAEEALHAAHLAGWNVHKRPLQVAQDPILTEDGVSTLAPLAVPEMFATVRTNPITGALEVLGVVGSKYTPVQNEESCTILNTLTEESGAVYETAGALRGGRETFLTMKLPKSMVLQGRNGAQDRTDYYIAALNSHDGSSRYRLVVTPIRIVCANTQAAAIARAVSSFGISHTSNARVAIQEAREALKLSWRYIEAFEDEVAALYATPMDTDEVASFARHLVKVDQADTEAAKKHRSEQAANIVTLFLSSPTVAPILGRTRWAAYNAVSEWTDHVAPVRGVRGEQAAAQARALRTVTAGSSAQSLKVEAFRMLQTL, encoded by the coding sequence ATGGCTCATGAGCTTGACTCCACGAACGGCGTTGTGTCCTTCGCCAATTCACGCACGGACGCCTGGCACCGACTCGGGCAGTCGGTCGGTCACGCGATGACCGCCGAGGAAGCCCTCCACGCCGCGCACCTGGCCGGCTGGAATGTCCACAAGCGCCCGCTGCAGGTCGCCCAGGACCCGATCCTGACCGAGGACGGTGTGAGCACCCTGGCCCCGCTGGCGGTGCCCGAGATGTTCGCCACCGTGCGCACCAACCCGATCACCGGAGCCCTCGAGGTGCTCGGCGTGGTCGGCAGCAAGTACACCCCGGTCCAAAACGAGGAATCCTGCACCATCCTCAACACCCTCACCGAGGAGAGCGGAGCCGTCTACGAAACCGCCGGCGCTCTGCGCGGGGGCCGCGAAACGTTCCTGACCATGAAACTGCCGAAATCGATGGTGCTGCAAGGCCGCAACGGCGCACAGGACCGCACCGACTACTACATCGCGGCCCTCAACAGCCACGACGGCAGCAGCCGCTACCGCCTCGTCGTCACCCCGATCCGCATCGTCTGCGCCAACACCCAGGCCGCCGCGATCGCCCGTGCGGTGTCCAGCTTCGGGATCTCCCACACCAGCAACGCCCGGGTGGCGATCCAGGAGGCCCGCGAGGCCCTCAAGCTGAGCTGGCGCTACATCGAGGCATTCGAGGACGAGGTCGCCGCGCTGTATGCCACCCCGATGGACACCGACGAGGTGGCCAGCTTCGCCCGGCACCTGGTCAAGGTCGACCAGGCCGACACCGAGGCCGCCAAGAAACACCGCAGCGAGCAGGCCGCCAACATCGTGACGCTGTTCTTGTCCAGCCCCACAGTCGCCCCCATCCTGGGCCGCACCCGCTGGGCCGCCTACAACGCCGTCAGCGAATGGACCGACCACGTGGCCCCCGTGCGAGGGGTGCGCGGTGAGCAGGCCGCCGCGCAGGCCCGGGCACTGCGCACCGTCACCGCCGGCAGCTCGGCCCAGTCCCTGAAGGTCGAGGCGTTCAGGATGCTGCAAACCCTCTAA